In Pseudomonas sp. ADAK2, the genomic window AGCATCGAAGTCAGCCCGCGCAACGTTGCTGCCAACACGGTCAAGCAGTGGGTTGTGGTGGTGGACAAGAAGCGCAAGCCGGAGCTGTTCATTCATTTGCTGCGCAAGGGCAAGTGGAAGCAGGTGCTGGTGTTCGCCAAGACCCGCAACGGCGTGGACGCGCTGGTGGAAAAACTTCAGGGCCTGGGCGTCAATGCCGACGGTATTCACGGCGACAAGCCGCAGGCAACCCGGCAGCGGGCGCTGGATCGGTTCAAGGCCAGTGAGATTCAGATTCTGGTGGCCACCGACGTTGCGGCCCGCGGTCTGGATATCGAAGATTTGCCGTTGGTGGTCAACTTCGACCTGCCGATCGTGGCTGAGGACTACATCCATCGCATTGGCCGTACCGGCCGTGCGGGCGCTACCGGTGAGGCGATTTCGTTGGTGTGCGCTGATGAAGTGAATCAGCTGTCGGCCATCGAGATGTTGACCCGTCAGACACTGACTCGCCAGACCGAGCAGGATTTCGAGCCTGAGCATCGGGTGCCCGATACTGATTCCACTGGCCAGGTGGTGAAGAAGCCGAAAAAACCGAAGAAGCCAAAGACCTCGGGTGGCGGTAAGCGCAACCTGGGTAAGTGGGTGGAGAGCGGGGATGCTTCGGCGGTGGAACCTTCGATCAAGCCTGTGCGAAAAGTGCCGGTGTTTAACACTGGGCCGCGTAAGAAGAAGCCTTGATCCAGTGATCGTTCCCACGCTCTGCGTGGGAATGCCTCAATGGACGCTCTGCGTCCGCTGTTGGGACGCGGAGCGTCCCGGGCTGCATTCCCACGCGGAGCGTGGGAACGATCAGTCAACGATCAGGTTCGGTGTTTCAGCCAGTCTGCAATTCCAAACCCCGCCGCCCGCCCACTGGCGAAACACCCGGTCAGCAAATAGCCCCCCGTCGGCGCTTCCCAATCCAGCATTTCCCCCGCGCAGAACACGCCAGGCAGTTGCTTGAGCATCAGTCGTTCATCCATGGCTTCAAACTTCACGCCACCGGCACTGCTGATGGCTTCGTCCAGTGGCCGGGTTTTCACCAGCGTCAGCGGCAATGCCTTGATCGCCTTGGCCAGCAACGCCGGGTCGGCGAAGCAATCGGCAGCCGTCAGCTCCCGCAGCAACGCCGCTTTGACGCCATCAAGACCTAACTGGCTGTGCAAGTGTTTGGACATCGAGCGCGAACCGCGCGGTTTGTTTAGCGCCGCTTGCACTTTATCCACAGGCCGGCCGGGCAACAGGTCGATATGAATGGTCGCCGAGCCCAGCAGGTTGATGGCCTCGCGGATCGGCGCCGACAACGCGTAGATCAAACTGCCTTCAATCCCCGTTGCGGTAATCACGCACTCGCCGAGACGCGGAATGTCGTCATTCAAGCCGATGGCGATATTTTTCAGCGGCGCACCAGCGAATTTGCTGACCATCAATTCGCTCCAGGCCTGCACCTCGAAGCCGCAATTACTCGGCTGCAAAGGCGCGAGTCCTACGCCGCGTTGTTCCAGCGGCAACATCCAGGCGCCGTCCGAACCCAGGCGCGACCAACTGCCGCCGCCGAGGGCGAGCAGGGTGGCGTCGGGTTTAACCGTGATTTCACCTTCGGGGCCAGCGATACGTAAATCGCCGCGGTCATTCCAGCCGAGCCAGCGATGACGGGTGTGGATAACTACGCCGGCATCGCGCAGGCGCTTGAGCCAGGCGCGGAGTAGGGGGGCGGCTTTCATGTCCGTAGGAAATACCCGGCCGGAGCTGCCGACAAAGGTTTCGATGCCCAAGTCATGAATCCACTGGCACAGGGCATCGGCACCGAAGGATCGCAGCAGCGGGGCGATCTGCGGCGCCCGTTCGGCGTAGCGTGAGAGAAATGCCGGGTAGGCTTCGGAGTGGGTGATGTTCATGCCGCCGACGCCGGCCAGGAGGAATTTTCGCCCCACCGAAGGCATGCCGTCGTACAGGTCGACCTTGATTCCGCGCTGGCTCAGCACCTCAGCGGCCATCAGGCCTGCAGGGCCACCGCCGATGATGGCGACGTGAGGGGGAAGGGCTGGGGCGGATGGGGTCATGGCGAGAGCTGCGGCGTGGCGGAATAAGCCGCGCATTCTATCAGCACCCATCGACGCGGGCGTGCTGGTAAAGGCTGGTCAAAAAACAACCAGTCCTTTGTAAGCCATAGGGGGTGAGGCCTGTAGGCGCTTTCACTCAGGTTATCCACAGGCAGTTCCACAGGCATTGTGGGTAAAGATTCACAGCTCAATGACAACCTGATGACTGCCAGACCCGTTGCGCGCTGTGATGGAGAATGCCATGCCGCCGGGCCAGGGCCTGGCGGTCCTTGCTGTAGCCGCCGCCAATCACCCCGACCACCGGAATGTCCCGGCCCAGGCAATGGCGCATCACGCTTTCATCGCGCGCCGCAACGCCTTCGTCGGTCAGCTTCAGGTAACCCAGCGCGTCATCCTTGTGCACATCAACGCCGGCGTCGTACAGCACCAGGTCCGGCTGGTAGAGCGGCAGCAAATAGTTGAGCGCGTCGTCCACCACCTGCAAATAATCGGCATCGCCCATGCCTTTGGGCAGTGGAATATCCCAGTCGCTTTCGGCTTTGCGTGCGGGAAAATTCTTCTCGCAGTGCAGGGAAACGGTGATCGCGTCCGGGGTGTTGTGCAGGATTCGTGCAGTCCCATCGCCCTGATGCACGTCGCAATCGAAGATCAGCACCCGATTCACCCGACCGCTTTCCAGCAGGTAATGGCTGATCACCGCCAGGTCGTTGAAGATGCAGAACCCGGCCGGGTAGTCGTAGTGGGCGTGATGGGTGCCGCCGGCCAAATGACAGGCCAAGCCATGTTCCAGCGCCTGCTCGGCCGCCAGCAACGATCCGCCGACCGCCCGCACCGTGCGCCGGGCCAGGGCTTCGTTCCACGGCAGGCCGAGGCGCCGCTGGTCTTCGCGGGACAACTCGCCGCTCATGTAGCGTTCGATATACGCAGGGTCATGTGCGAGGGCGAGAATCTCGGCAGGGCACAGTTCCGGGCGCAACAAATCGGCGTCCCGGACCAGGCCGCTGTCCACCAGGTGATCGCGCAGCAGGCGAAACTTGTCCATCGGGAAGCGGTGATCCGCCGGGAACTCGGGGCTGTAGTCTTCGTGGTAGATCAGCGGCAGGGGCATTGTCAGAATTTCAACGGCAGCATGTAGGAATAAGTGAACGATCCTACCAGCGATGTAGACTCAAAGGATGGAAACGGAGGGGCACGATGGAGCCGATACTGGAACTCGAAAGCGCGCGACTGCTCTTGCGGCAGTGGAGCGATGAGGATTTGCCGGAATTTGCGGCGATGTGTGCCGATCCACAAGTGATGCGTTATTTTCCGGCCGCGCTGAGCCGCCTGGAATGCGCTTCGTTGATCGGGCGGATTCGCGGGCATTTTGCCGAGCATGGTTTCGGCTTCTGGGCGCTGGAGCGCAAGGACACCGGCCAGTTCATCGGGTTTACCGGGTTGGCGGTGGTCAACTTCGACGCGCCGTTCGTCCCGGCCACCGAAATCGGCTGGCGCCTGGCCCGCGAACACTGGGGCCTGGGTTATGCCAGTGAAGCGGCGTGGACCGCTCTGCGCTGCGGCTTTGACCGGTTGGCGCTGAAAGAGGTCGTGGCCTTCACCACGCAAACCAATCTGCCGTCGGAGAAAGTCATGCAGGCGATTGGCATGCACCATGATTCAGCCGACGACTTCGACCACCCGAAGCTCGCGGCCGATCATCCGCTGCGTCACCATGTGCTGTACCGCATCACCCGTGAACAATGGCTGCAAACCTTGCATGGATAAGCAGGCACGGACGTTTACAATGGCCGCCATGTTGGCTTGGGCCATTAACTGAATCGACCGCCGCAGCCATGACTGCGCGGCATTGCTTTGTGTGAGGAGAGCCTGAATGAGCCAAGTGTTGGAAGATCTGGTAGACCTGCTGACCCTGGAACCGATTGAAGAAAACCTGTTCCGCGGCCGCAGCCAGGACCTGGGTTTCCGTCAGTTGTTCGGCGGCCAGGTGCTCGGCCAGTCCCTGTCGGCGGCCAGTCAGACCGTTGAAGAGACGCGGCATGTGCATTCGATGCACGGCTATTTCCTGCGCCCCGGTGACGCCAAGTTGCCGGTGGTGTACCAGGTTGATCGGGTGCGCGATGGCGGCAGTTTCAGCACCCGTCGCGTGACGGCAATCCAGAAGGGCCACCCGATTTTCACCTGCAGTGCGTCCTTCCAGTACGACGAAGAAGGCTTCCAGCACCAGACCGAAATGCCACAAGTGGTCGGCCCGGAAAACCTGCCGTCGGAACTGGAACTGGCTCAACAGCGCGCGCATTTGATTCCGGAACACATGCGCGAGAAGTTGCTCTGCCCGAAACCGATCGAATTCCGCCCGGTGACCGAGACAGATCCCTACAACCCGCAAGCGACTGACCCGATCAAGTACGTGTGGTTTCGCGCCGACGGTGCCTTGGCCGATTCGCCGGCGCTGCACAAATACCTGTTGGCCTACGCCTCGGACTTCGGGCTGTTGACCACTTCGTTGCTGCCCCATGGCAAATCGGTGTGGCAGAAAGACATGCAGGTCGCCAGCCTCGACCATTCGTTGTGGTTCCATTCGGACCTGCGCGCCGATGACTGGTTGCTCTACGCCATGGACAGTCCGTGGGCCGGCAACTCCCGTGGGTTCTCCCGTGGCAGCGTGTTCAACCGCGCCGGGCAACTGGTGGCGTCCGTCACTCAGGAAGGCCTGATTCGCCATCGCAAGGATTGGGCATGAGCCTGGCCGAGGTGCGGCACTGGGTGTTCGACATGGACGGCACCCTGACGGTGGCCGTGCATGATTTCGCGGCGATCCGCGTGGCGCTGGCGATCCCGGCCGAAGACGACATCCTGACCCACCTCGCCGCATTGCCCGCAGATGAAGCAGCGGCCAAACATGCGTGGTTGCTGGAGCATGAGCGGGATCTGGCGCTGGGTTCGAAACCGGCACCGGGCGCGGTGGAATTGGTGCGTGAACTGGCCGGGCGCGGTTATCGCCTCGGCATCCTCACCCGTAATGCGCGGGAATTGGCCCATGTGACCCTGGAAGCGATTGGCCTGGCCGACTGCTTCGCGGTGGAGGATGTGTTGGGCCGTGACGAAGCGCCACCCAAACCTCATCCTGGCGGTTTGCTGAAGTTGGCCGAAGCCTGGAACGTGCCGGCGAGTGAGCTGGTGATGGTCGGCGATTACCGCTTTGATCTGGATTGCGGTCGAGCGGCGGGGGCGCGGACGGTGCTGGTGAATCTGCCGGAAAATCCGTGGCCGGAATTGGCGGATTGGCATGCGGCGGATTGCGTTGAGTTGCGGCAGATGTTGTTGGCTTGAGGCATTGGTTGTCTGGTTAATTGCCTTCGCGGGCAAGCCTCGCTCCTACAGGGCAATGCATTTCCAACCGTAGGAGCGAGGCTTGCCCGCGAAGGGGCCCTAACAGACAACATAAATCTCATTGCCCAAACAAAACCTTCTGCCCCTCAGGCGACGTAAACATCCCATCCCCGTTATGCCCGACCCCAGGCACTTCGACCAGACGCTGGTTCACGCCCTGTGGATTACGCCGCAGCAGATAATCAAAAAAGTTATGCCCGCGAACCAGGCGATAAGCCCCTTGGGCCTCGGCTTCGCAGCCCTTGTCGAGCGCCGGATGCTGCGGGTCGGTGTCCTGCTGTCCGAGCAGATAAGTCACATCACGCTTGATGTAGTTGCCTTCAATCTGCGAGGCCGTTTGCCCACCGGCATAGATCGGCATGTCGGTCAGACCATACTTCCAGCGATTGAAACCGCTGCACCGCGCATGATCGAACGCCACGGGCCGCTGCTCATTGAAGTAGGCGTAGGACGACGGGTTGGCCACCACGTAACGGATTTTCACCCCGGCCGCCGTGAGCGCCGGTTGATCGTGCGCCAGCAGTGCGTAGCGCTGAACCACCTGGCCGCCCCCGGAGTGGCCGGCAATGACGATTTGCTTCACATCCGGAAACTGTCGGCGGTCGGCGATCCGCTCGATGATCTGGTCGAGGGCCGCAAAGGAACTCACCGCAAACGGCGCGGTGGATAAACCGCCGGCCATCCAGTCATTACCCTTCCAGCGCAACACCGTGTCCGCCACGGGCTGGCGCACGACGTCGGTTTCATTGAGGAATTGCGGGGCGATCACCAAGGTATTCGCACTTTGCCCAGCCTGTTCGGCGGCTTGCTCGGCGCTGCGCCGGTAGGTTTCGGCATTGCGCAGTCGACCGTGGATGACGATCAGCACCCGTTCGATCCTGGCCGGCGCCGGGCCCATACCCACCGCCATCTCACCTTCTTTCAACAGCAGGCGCCCGGGGCTGATCTCTTTGACCCCGTGCTCGTCAGCCTGGGCAGTTGCGCAGGCGATCAACAAAACCAACAGCCATCTATGCATTTACAAATTTTTCGCCGCGAAGGTATCGCACTGGCCGACCTGGCCCTGGGCAAAACCGGTTTTAAACCAGCGCACCCTTTGCGCTGACGATCCATGGGTGAAGGAGTCCGGTACGACGCGGCCCTGACCTTGCTGCTGCAAGCGGTCGTCGCCAATGGCATTGGCGGCGTTCAAGGCTTCCTCGATGTCACCGGGTTCCAGCCAGTTCAAGCGCTTTTGCGCATTGTTGGCCCAGACTCCGGCAAGGCAATCGGCCTGAAGTTCCTGGCGCACCAGTAAACCACCATCGCCTTCCATCTGCCGGCCTTGCTGGCGAGCGGTCTGAATTTTCGCGGAAACGCCAAGCAACGTCTGCACATGGTGTCCGACTTCGTGCGCAATCACGTAGGCCTGGGCGAAATCGCCCGCAGCCGAAAAGCGTTGCGACATTTCCTGGAAGAACGCCATGTCCAGGTAAACCTTCTGGTCCGCCGGGCAGTAAAACGGCCCGGTCGCCGAGGTGGCCAGGCCGCACGCGGAGTTCACGCGGTTGCTGAACAGCACCAGGGTCGGGTTGCGGTATTGCTTGCCGGCCTGCTGGAAAATCTGACCCCAGGTGTCTTCGGTATCGCCGAGGATCGAACGCACGAATTCGGCGCCTTCGTCATTGGCCGGGGGCGCCTTGCGGGTCTGGCTCGTGGTCGGTGCCGACTGCTCGCTCATCTGCCCGGTCAATTGCCCGAGAATCTGCATCGGGTCCTGGCCGGTGATCCAGCCGATCCCGACGATCAACAGGATCGCCGTCAGGCTCAGGCCCTTGCCGCCACCAAAGCGCATCCCGCCGCCGCCCCCGCCGACATCATCACCACGGGCGTCGACTACGTTGTCGCTGCGTCGGCCTTTTTTCCATAGCATGTGGGATTCCTCTTTCTTTTCCGGGTGAAGAAGCGTGGTGATGAGTGTTGCTGGTGGGTTGGCGTGGCGCCAGCCCGGTCGTCAGACAGCCTTTCGCGCAGGCGGTTCTGTGCCTTGTACTGACATTAGCGGTTTCGTCGGCGGGAGGGTATTACAGGTCCACGCTGGTGAAGGTATCGCAGGTGTTGATCCGACCCGTGGCGAACCCGGATTTGAACCAGTTCGACCGCTGCTCTGAAGTGCCATGACTGAACGTTTCCGGTCGTATCGCGGCGTTTTGGGCGCGTTGCAAGTAATCGTCGCCGAACACGGCGGCGGCATGCAGGGCCGCGTCGATGTCTCCGGGCTCCAGCCAAGCCAGGCGTTTTTGCGCATGGTGCGCCCAGACGCCGGCGAGGCAATCGGCCTGCAACTCTGCCCGTACTTCCAGGCCGCCATCGCCGATTATCGGTTGCCGGTTGGCCAACGCTTTCTCGAAAGGTTCGGAGAGACCCAGTTCAAGCTGCACGTGATGGCCGATTTCGTGAGCGAGGACGTAAGCCTGGGCGAAGTCGCCGATCACCGAAAATTGCTGGGCCATCTGCGCAAAGAATTCAGGATCGAGGTAGACCTGTTGGTTATCGGGGCAATAAAACGGGCCGTTGCCTGTGTGGGCATAACCGCAGCCGGAGGTTACGTCATGGCTGAACAGGGTTAGTTTGGGTGGCGGGTAGTGGCGACCGGTCTGGGCGAAAAGTTGTTTCCAGGTGTCTTCGGTATCGCCCAGCACGGATTGGACGAACAGTAAGGTCGTATCGCCAGAGGGCTGAGGGGCGGTGGAATGAAACGGTGTGTCCGTTTCGACGGGCAGGATGTCCGGTGTCGTACCCAGCGCCGAGTAAAGTCCTACGCCCGCCAACGCGGCGGCGGCCAGTCCGGCGCCCAGTGTTTTCCCTGTGAGTTGGCGGGCATCCTTGCCCTCGCGCGTGTCATTGACGTTGTCGCTGCGTCTTGCCTTGTTCCATAGCATGTTGCGGTTTCTCCATAGACTGATAGAGGCGTGTATCGCCGCCGCCATGAATAACCGCATTGGCAAACGCGGTGTTGGAAAAATGTGTAAGGGTTGGTGAATCGCGTGTGATCCTTCGCGAGCAAGCTTCGCTCCTACAAGAGCGGGGCGTTGTTCGCACACTTTTATCGTTCGCCTGTGTAAGAATCTGGAACCAGGTTCTAAATTGTTGGAATTAAAATTCCAAAGGATTGCCATGACCCTCAGCACCCCTCTTTCCGGTGTAAACAAACCCTTCAAAGGGATTTTGCTGATCGTCGCCGCGACGTTCCTGTTTTCCAGCCATGACGCGTTGTCGAAATACCTCTCCGGCTTCTACCCGATCATCATGGTGGTCTGGGCCCGTTATCTGGTTCACACCTTGTTGATGGCCGGGATTTTTCTGCCGCAATCCGGGTTGCGTGTCCTACGTACCAAACGACCGTTGCTGCAACTGACGCGGGCGTTGTGCCTGCTGGGCACCAGCCTGTTTTTCACCACCGGGTTGTTGTACATCCCGTTGGCCGAAGCCACGGCGGTCAACTTTCTTGCGCCAGTGCTGGTCACCGCATTGTCGGTGCCGCTGCTCAAGGAACACGTCACCCGTGGCCAATGGATCGCGGTGATTTGCGGCTTCGTTGGCGTGCTGATCATCGTCCACCCTGGCGGCGAACTGTTTACCCCGGCGATATTGCTGCCGTTCTGCTCGGCGATGTTTTTCTGCTTCTATCAGTTGCTCACCCGCAAGCTCAGCCAGATCGACAGCCCGACCACCAGCAACTTCTTCGCCGGGCTGTGCAACACCCTGGTGATGAGCGCGCTGGTACCGTTCTTCTGGCAGGTGCCAACGCTGGGGCATGGGTTGTTGATGCTGGCGCTGGGGAGTTGCGGGATGACGGCGCATTTGTTTCTGACCCAGGCCTTTCGCTACGCCGCCCCGGCGTTGCTGGCGCCGTTTGGTTATTGTCAGATTGTGTTTGCCGGTCTGCTCGGTTGGCTGCTGTTTTCCCACACGCCGACCCTGACCACCGTGGTCGGGATCGCGGTGATTTGCTGCAGCGGGTTGGCGGCGGCGTGGCAACAGAGCCGTCGATAGCGGCAGGCCTGGCATCAGGCCTGCCGGGGTAGGGCGTTTCAGTCGGTGACGGTAGGAATCTTGCGCGGTGCCATGAAGTACATCCAGATCAGTGCGATGAAGTACATCGCCGGAATCAGAGTGAACAGCACCGTGTAGTTGTTGTTGGTGACGGTCAGGATATGGCCGACCAATTGCGTCATGAACATCCCGCCGATGGCCGCGCACATGCCGCCGAAACCAAACACCGTACTCATCATGTGTTTAGGCGTGTAGTCCATCACCAGGCTCCAGATGTTCGCGGTCCAGGCCTGGTGCGCGCCGATGGCCAGGGAAATCGCCGCCACCGCGACCCACAGGTTGCTGGACCCTGCGGCCATGATCACGCCGATGATGCAGCAGGCAAACAGCAACATCGACATCAGTCGCGCCTTGATCGGGTTGATTCCGCGGCCGATCAGGAAGGAGGACAGAATCCCGCCGCCGACACTGCCGAAGTCCGCCGTCAGGTAAATGATGATCAGCGGAATGCCCATCTGGGTCACGTTGATGCCCAGGTTGTATTGCTGATTGAGGAACGGTGGCAGCCAGTACAGGTAGAACCAGAACACCGGCGCGGTCATCGAGTAGGCGAGGGCGAAGGCCCAGGTGCCCCGCATGCGCAGGATTTTCGAGAACGGCACGCGGGATTGTTCCGGCTCCGCTTCCTCCTGGATGTAGTCCAGTTCCGATTGTTTGACGCTCGGATGCTCTTCCGGGTTGAAGTACTTCAAGCCCCAGAACAGCAGCCAGATCCCGCCCAGTGCCGACATGCACAGGAACGCGGCTTGCCAGCCCCACGCGTGGAGGATCAGTGGCAACAGCATCGGGGTGAACATCGCACCGACGTTGGTCCCGGCGTTGAAGATGCCGGTGGCCACGGCGCGTTCGCCTGCCGGGAACCACAACCGGGTGGTTTTCACACAGGCCGGGTAGTTCGCCGCCTCGGTCAAGCCGAGAATAAACCGACAGACCATGAAGCCTGCTGCCGACGTCGCCAGGCCATGGGCGCCGGTGGCCAGGCTCCAGAGCAGCACCGCGCAGAAGAACACGCGCTTGACGCCGACCCGGTCGATCAAACGGCCTTGCAGCACGAAGCCGATGGCGTAGCCGACCTGGAACCAGAAGTTGATGTTGGCGTAGTCCATCGCCGTCCAGCTCATTTCCTTGGCCAGGATCGGCTGCATGACGCCGAGTGCGGCGCGGTCGATGTAGTTCAGGGTGGTGGCGAAAAACACCAGCGCCAACATGCCCCAACGGGTTTTGCCGACGGCCATGGCACCGCGGATCTTGGCGCCGATGCCAGCGCTGGCAGGAGTCATGGAAGAACGCTCCATGGGAGAGCTTTGTGAAGGAGTCATGTAGGCCACCGATTATTTTTATGTGGTGTTCTGGGTCTTGGGTAACCGAGCCGAGCGGCTGAATGTCCGGGCTCAATGTGCAGTCGATGTTGGGCAGTGGACAAAAAATCGTCAATTCGCCAAGGGTCATTGTGTTCGATAATCGCACATAAAACTAACTGGCTAGTACACTTTGAATTGCTGTACGGGAGCTTGCGGCCAATAATTTATCCCAAGAAAAACGCGATCCCCGTGTAGGAGGGAACGCCCACCACCGGGAGTCGACCCATGCAGCGTTCCATTGCCACCGTTTCCTTGAGCGGCACCCTGCCGGAAAAACTCGAAGCCATCGCCGCCGCCGGGTTTGACGGGGTGGAGATTTTCGAAAATGACCTGCTTTATTACGACGGCAGTCCCCGGGAAATCAGACAGATGTGCGCAGATCTCGGGATCGCGATCACGCTGTTCCAACCCTTCCGCGATTTCGAAGGCTGCCGCCGCGATCGTCTGCCGCGCAACCTGGAACGGGCCGAGCGCAAGTTCGACTTGATGCAGGAATTGGGCACCGACCTGGTGCTGGTGTGCAGCAACGCTGCGGCGGATTCGATCGGCGATGAGCAGATCCTGATCGATGATTTGCACCTGCTGGCCGAACGGGCCGGCGCTCGTGGCCTGCGCATTGGCTACGAAGCCCTGGCCTGGGGCCGTCACGTCAATACTTATCAACAGGTGTGGAACATCGTTCGCCAAGCCGATCACCCAAACCTCGGCGTGTTGCTGGACAGTTTTCACACCCTGTCGCTCAAAGGTGACCCCAGCGCGATCGCCGAGATTCCGGGCGACAAAATCTTCTTCGTGCAAATGGCCGACGCGCCGATCCTGGCCATGGACGTGCTGGAGTGGAGTCGGCATTTCCGCTGCTTCCCCGGCCAGGGCGAATTTGATCTGGCGGGGTTCCTCGCACCGATCATCCAGAGCGGCTACACCGGGCCTTTGTCCCTGGAGATCTTCAATGACGGCTTCCGCGCCGCGCCGCCACGGGCCAATGCCGCCGATGGTTTGCGCTCGTTGCTGTACCTGGAAGAGAAAACTCGCCAGCGTCTGGCGCAAGTAGCCAGGCCTGTGGCCAATGTCGATATCCTGTTCGAAACGCCCAAGGCCAGCGAGTACAACGGCATCGAGTTTCTCGAGTTCGCGGTAGATGAAAGCCTCGGCGCCAAGCTCTCGCATTGGCTGGAACGCCTGGGTTTCGTCAAGGCCGGGCAGCATCGCTCCAAGAGTGTGAGTCTGCTGCGCCAGGGCGATATCAACCTGATCCTCAACTCTGAACCGTACTCGTTTGCCCACAGTTTTTTCGAGGCCCACGGCCCGTCGCTGTGCGCCACCGCCGTGCGGGTCAACGATAGCGCCAGCGCCCTGGCGCGCGCCGTGGCCTACAAGGGCCAGCCTTATCGCGGGCTGGTCGGCCCCAACGAACTGGAACTCGCCGCCGTGCGCGCGCCGGACGGCAGCCTGATTTACCTGGTGGACCAGGACGCCGATGTCTACGGCACCGATTTCAATCTGCAACCGACGGCCACGGCCAGCGGCGGCCTTAAACGCATCGACCACATGGCCATGGCGCTGCCGGCCGACAGCCTCGACAGCTGGGTGTTGTTCTATAAAAGCCTGCTGGATTTCGAGGCTGACGATGAGGTGGTGCTGCCCGATCCGTATGGCCTGGTGAAGAGCCGGGCGCTGCGCAGCCGGGACAGTTCGATCCGCTTGCCGCTGAACATTTCCGAGAATCGCAACACCGCAATCTCACACGCGCTGTCGAGTTATCGCGGCTCCGGCGTGCATCACATCGCCTTCGACTGCGACGACATCTTCGCTGAAGTCAGCCGGGCGAAAGAGGCGGGCGTGCCGCTGCTGGATATTCCGCTCAACTACTACGATGACCTCGCCGCGCGGTTCGATTTCGATGACGAGTTCCTCAGCGAACTGGCCTACTTCAACGTGCTGTACGACCGCGACGCCCAGGGTGGCGAGCTGTTTCATGTTTACACCGAGCCGTTCGAAGGGCGGTTCTTCTTCGAGATCATCCAGCGCAAGAACGGATACGCCGGTTACGGGGCGGCCAATGTCGCGGTGCGGCTGGCGGCCATGGCCAAGTCCCGAAGTGGTGCCGTACGTCAGGCAAAGTTGTAGGGAAATCGTAAACACGGGGTTAAACGGCGGCCGCGCGGCTTCCTTCACTGTGCGGCGCGGCCCATAATCGCCAGCCTGTGCAGTGATGGCCGTGAGCCCGCAATGACAATAATTTCAGAACGCTCCATCGCCTCCGGCGAGCCGCTTGTCGAGCCTCGCAAGAGTCGCAAGAACAACCCGGAAAAGACCCGCGAGAATATCCTGCAAGAGGCGATTGTCGAGTTCGTCCAGCAAGGGCTTTCCGGCGCGCGCGTCGATGCGATCGCCGAGCGCATCCACACCTCCAAACGCATGATCTATTACTACTTCGGCAGTAAGGAACAGCTGTATGTCGAGGTGTTGGAGAAACTCTACGGCGACATCCGCAGCACCGAAAACCGACTGCACCTGGCCGAGCTGGCGCCGGTGGAAGCGATTCGGCGCCTGGTGGAATTCACCTTCGACCACCATGACCGCAACGTCGATTTCGTGCGCATCGTCAGCATCGAGAACATTCACAACGCCGAGTATGTGAAGCGCTCCGATGTGATCAAGGCGATGAACAACACCATCCTCGATTCACTGAACGAGATCCTGCGTCGCGGTGCCGAAGACGGTGTGTTCCGGGCGGGCCTCCAGCCGCTGGATGTGCATTTGTTGATCAGTTCGTTCTGCTTCTATCGCGTGTCGAACCGCCATACGCTCGGTGAGATTTTTCAGGTGGATTTGCCGGATGAAGGCATCAAGCAGCGTCATCGGGCGATGATTTGCGAGTCGGTTTTGCGGTATTTGCAGGCCTGACGCCTTCGCGGGCAAGCCTCGCTCCTACAGGTTTGAGGTGTGCCGCACGATTTGGGTACGACAAAAATCC contains:
- the quiC gene encoding 3-dehydroshikimate dehydratase QuiC — protein: MQRSIATVSLSGTLPEKLEAIAAAGFDGVEIFENDLLYYDGSPREIRQMCADLGIAITLFQPFRDFEGCRRDRLPRNLERAERKFDLMQELGTDLVLVCSNAAADSIGDEQILIDDLHLLAERAGARGLRIGYEALAWGRHVNTYQQVWNIVRQADHPNLGVLLDSFHTLSLKGDPSAIAEIPGDKIFFVQMADAPILAMDVLEWSRHFRCFPGQGEFDLAGFLAPIIQSGYTGPLSLEIFNDGFRAAPPRANAADGLRSLLYLEEKTRQRLAQVARPVANVDILFETPKASEYNGIEFLEFAVDESLGAKLSHWLERLGFVKAGQHRSKSVSLLRQGDINLILNSEPYSFAHSFFEAHGPSLCATAVRVNDSASALARAVAYKGQPYRGLVGPNELELAAVRAPDGSLIYLVDQDADVYGTDFNLQPTATASGGLKRIDHMAMALPADSLDSWVLFYKSLLDFEADDEVVLPDPYGLVKSRALRSRDSSIRLPLNISENRNTAISHALSSYRGSGVHHIAFDCDDIFAEVSRAKEAGVPLLDIPLNYYDDLAARFDFDDEFLSELAYFNVLYDRDAQGGELFHVYTEPFEGRFFFEIIQRKNGYAGYGAANVAVRLAAMAKSRSGAVRQAKL
- a CDS encoding TetR family transcriptional regulator, producing MTIISERSIASGEPLVEPRKSRKNNPEKTRENILQEAIVEFVQQGLSGARVDAIAERIHTSKRMIYYYFGSKEQLYVEVLEKLYGDIRSTENRLHLAELAPVEAIRRLVEFTFDHHDRNVDFVRIVSIENIHNAEYVKRSDVIKAMNNTILDSLNEILRRGAEDGVFRAGLQPLDVHLLISSFCFYRVSNRHTLGEIFQVDLPDEGIKQRHRAMICESVLRYLQA